The following are encoded together in the Streptomyces flavofungini genome:
- a CDS encoding helix-turn-helix domain-containing protein — MTEATDLAERAGDRDPRIGLRAVSALRRLVEQLEAVQVRSARQQGWSWQEIAAELGVSRQAVHKKYGRQ; from the coding sequence ATGACCGAAGCAACGGATCTCGCCGAGCGCGCGGGCGACCGCGATCCACGAATCGGGCTGCGAGCCGTCAGCGCGCTGCGGCGTCTGGTGGAGCAGCTCGAGGCCGTGCAGGTGCGCAGCGCGCGCCAGCAGGGCTGGTCGTGGCAGGAGATCGCCGCGGAACTGGGCGTGAGCAGGCAGGCCGTGCACAAGAAGTACGGGAGGCAGTGA
- a CDS encoding zinc-binding dehydrogenase has product MFAAYAARIDRDQPLTGLELGERPAPTPRPGWSTVNVKAASLNHHDLWSLRGVGLDEDKLPMILGCDAAGLDEDGNEVVLHSVVGQSGHGVGPRERRSILTEKYQGTFAEQVAVPTWNVLPKPKELSFAEAACLPTAWLTAYRMLFTNAGVRPGDSVLVQGAGGGVATAAIVLAKAAGLKVFATSRDEAKRKRAVELGAVEALPSGARLPQRVDAVIETVGAATWSHSIKSLRPGGTLVISGATSGDRPSHAELTRVYFLELRIVGSTMGSKDELEDLLSFCANTGVRPVIDEVLPLDRAREGFERLEAGDQFGKIVLTV; this is encoded by the coding sequence ATGTTCGCTGCCTACGCCGCCCGTATCGATCGCGATCAGCCCCTCACCGGCCTGGAACTGGGGGAGCGCCCGGCCCCCACTCCACGCCCCGGCTGGTCGACCGTGAACGTCAAGGCCGCCTCCCTCAACCACCACGACCTGTGGTCCCTGCGCGGGGTCGGCCTGGACGAGGACAAGCTCCCGATGATCCTCGGCTGCGACGCGGCCGGCCTCGACGAGGACGGCAACGAAGTCGTCCTGCACTCCGTCGTCGGTCAGTCCGGCCACGGCGTCGGCCCGCGTGAACGCCGCTCCATCCTCACGGAGAAGTACCAGGGCACCTTCGCCGAACAGGTCGCCGTCCCCACCTGGAACGTCCTCCCCAAGCCCAAGGAACTCTCCTTCGCCGAAGCCGCCTGCCTCCCCACCGCCTGGCTCACCGCGTACCGCATGCTCTTCACCAACGCGGGCGTACGCCCCGGCGACTCGGTCCTCGTCCAGGGCGCCGGCGGCGGCGTGGCGACCGCCGCCATCGTGCTCGCCAAGGCCGCCGGCCTGAAGGTCTTCGCCACCAGCCGCGACGAGGCCAAGCGCAAGCGCGCCGTCGAACTGGGTGCGGTGGAGGCCCTGCCGTCCGGTGCCCGGCTGCCGCAGCGGGTCGACGCGGTCATCGAGACGGTCGGCGCCGCCACCTGGTCGCACTCCATCAAGTCACTGCGTCCTGGTGGCACGCTGGTCATCTCCGGCGCCACCAGCGGCGACCGCCCCTCCCACGCCGAACTGACCCGCGTCTACTTCCTGGAACTGCGCATCGTCGGCTCCACCATGGGCTCCAAGGACGAACTGGAAGACCTCCTGTCCTTCTGCGCGAACACCGGCGTACGCCCCGTCATCGACGAGGTGCTGCCCCTCGACCGCGCCCGCGAGGGCTTCGAACGCCTGGAGGCGGGCGACCAGTTCGGCAAGATCGTGCTGACCGTCTGA
- a CDS encoding NAD(P)-dependent malic enzyme codes for MAAEIVNPRSDSTAGHEGAEEPFDPAFALHRGGKMAVQATVPVRDKDDLSLAYTPGVAKVCSAIAEKPELVHDYTWKSNVVAVVTDGTAVLGLGDIGPEASLPVMEGKAILFKQFGGVDAVPIALATTDVDEIIDTVVRLAPSFGGVNLEDISAPRCFEIERRLQERLDIPVFHDDQHGTAVVTLAALRNAARLTGRTLGDLRAVISGAGAAGVAIAKFLLEAGLGDVAVADRKGVVSRDRDDLTPVKRELAELTNKAGLSGSLESALAGADVFIGVSGGTVPEPAVASMAPNSFVFAMANPNPEVHPDIAHKYASVVATGRSDYPNQINNVLAFPGIFAGALQVRASRITEGMKIAAADALADVVGDELSADYVIPSPFDERVAPAVTAAVAAAARAEGVARR; via the coding sequence GTGGCAGCGGAGATCGTCAATCCTCGCAGCGACAGCACAGCCGGGCACGAAGGCGCGGAGGAGCCCTTCGATCCGGCCTTCGCGCTGCACCGCGGCGGCAAGATGGCCGTCCAGGCGACCGTGCCGGTGCGCGACAAGGACGACCTGTCCCTGGCGTACACGCCGGGCGTCGCGAAGGTGTGCAGCGCCATCGCCGAGAAGCCGGAGCTCGTCCACGACTACACGTGGAAGTCGAACGTCGTCGCCGTCGTCACCGACGGCACCGCCGTGCTCGGCCTCGGGGACATCGGCCCGGAGGCCTCGCTCCCCGTCATGGAGGGCAAGGCCATCCTCTTCAAGCAGTTCGGCGGCGTCGACGCGGTGCCCATCGCGCTCGCGACGACCGACGTCGACGAGATCATCGACACGGTGGTGCGGCTCGCGCCGTCCTTCGGCGGCGTCAACCTGGAGGACATCTCCGCCCCGCGCTGCTTCGAGATCGAGCGGCGGCTCCAGGAGCGCCTCGACATCCCGGTCTTCCACGACGACCAGCACGGCACGGCCGTTGTCACCCTGGCCGCCCTGCGCAACGCGGCGCGGCTGACCGGGCGCACCCTCGGCGACCTGCGGGCCGTGATCTCCGGCGCGGGCGCGGCCGGCGTGGCCATCGCGAAGTTCCTGCTCGAAGCGGGGCTCGGCGATGTCGCGGTCGCGGACCGCAAGGGCGTGGTGTCCCGGGACCGGGACGACCTGACGCCGGTCAAGCGGGAGCTCGCGGAGCTCACCAACAAGGCGGGGCTGAGCGGCTCGCTCGAATCCGCCCTGGCCGGCGCGGACGTCTTCATCGGCGTCTCCGGCGGTACGGTGCCCGAGCCCGCGGTGGCCTCCATGGCCCCGAACTCGTTCGTGTTCGCCATGGCCAACCCGAACCCCGAGGTGCACCCCGACATCGCCCACAAGTACGCCTCCGTGGTGGCGACCGGGCGCTCGGACTACCCGAACCAGATCAACAACGTGCTCGCGTTCCCCGGGATCTTCGCGGGCGCGCTGCAGGTGCGGGCGTCCCGGATCACCGAGGGCATGAAGATCGCGGCGGCCGACGCGCTGGCCGACGTCGTCGGCGACGAGCTGTCCGCCGACTACGTCATCCCCTCGCCGTTCGACGAGCGGGTGGCTCCGGCGGTCACGGCGGCTGTTGCGGCGGCCGCTCGGGCCGAGGGCGTCGCGCGCCGCTGA